The Longimicrobium sp. genome contains a region encoding:
- a CDS encoding PLP-dependent aminotransferase family protein, with amino-acid sequence MPAIEDDTYGELHFADPRPRSLQAFDRSGLVISCGSFSKTVAPSYRVGWMVPGRYRDRVLHLKLATTAATSAPPQLALAEYLASGGYDRHLHRLRGVLRGTVERFAFEVAERFPAGTRISQPAGGFLLWVQLPEGSDTVDLQRRALKRGLSVAPGPAFSASGDFGDCLRINAGYRWSDGTREALDLLAGLIQTAGRG; translated from the coding sequence GTGCCCGCCATCGAGGACGACACGTACGGGGAGCTGCACTTCGCCGACCCACGCCCCCGCTCGCTGCAGGCGTTCGACCGCTCGGGGCTGGTGATCTCGTGCGGAAGCTTTTCCAAGACCGTGGCCCCATCCTACCGCGTGGGATGGATGGTCCCGGGGCGCTACCGCGACAGGGTCCTTCACCTGAAGCTCGCCACGACGGCCGCCACCTCCGCGCCACCCCAGTTGGCCCTGGCCGAGTACCTGGCGTCCGGCGGATATGACCGCCACCTGCACCGCCTGCGCGGCGTGCTGCGGGGAACGGTGGAGCGGTTCGCATTCGAGGTGGCCGAGCGCTTCCCCGCCGGCACCCGCATCTCGCAACCGGCGGGCGGCTTTCTCCTCTGGGTGCAGCTCCCGGAGGGAAGCGATACGGTGGATTTGCAGCGGCGCGCGCTGAAGCGTGGGCTCAGCGTGGCGCCCGGCCCGGCATTCTCCGCGAGCGGCGATTTTGGAGACTGCCTGCGGATCAACGCGGGATATCGATGGTCCGATGGAACGCGCGAGGCGCTCGATCTGCTGGCTGGGTTGATACAGACCGCTGGACGTGGCTGA
- a CDS encoding ComF family protein, which produces MLAIPRLARDAWAGALDLVFAPVCVSCRAPVPTTLPDRVVCQVCWARCRPLPAPRCDRCWGPVPAREDPRPKCRTCGDWPAAVRSIRSAYVMDDVPRDLVHALKYQGWEAAAAPMSARMARIAWPRDVSDEARLVVAVPTSRARLRERGYNQAALLAAGFAAGTERVAAPELLERTRATATQTALHPSERRANVARAFSVPARQAPRVRGEHVMLVDDVWTTGATALACSEALLEAGARVVSVATFARVIPELERLG; this is translated from the coding sequence ATGCTCGCCATCCCCCGACTCGCGCGCGACGCCTGGGCCGGCGCGCTGGACCTGGTGTTCGCACCCGTCTGCGTCTCCTGCCGCGCGCCTGTCCCCACGACGCTGCCGGACCGCGTCGTCTGCCAGGTGTGCTGGGCGCGCTGCCGCCCGCTCCCCGCCCCGCGCTGCGACCGCTGCTGGGGACCGGTGCCGGCGCGCGAAGACCCGCGCCCCAAGTGCCGCACCTGCGGCGACTGGCCCGCGGCCGTGCGCTCCATCCGCTCGGCGTACGTGATGGACGACGTGCCGCGCGACCTGGTGCACGCGCTCAAGTACCAGGGCTGGGAAGCCGCCGCCGCGCCCATGTCCGCCCGGATGGCCCGCATCGCCTGGCCGCGCGACGTGAGCGACGAGGCGCGGCTGGTGGTCGCCGTGCCCACCAGCAGGGCGCGCCTGCGGGAGCGCGGCTACAACCAGGCGGCGCTGCTGGCCGCCGGATTCGCCGCAGGGACGGAGCGCGTCGCCGCCCCGGAACTGCTGGAGCGAACGCGCGCCACGGCCACGCAAACGGCCTTGCATCCCAGCGAACGCCGGGCTAACGTAGCGCGCGCTTTTTCCGTCCCCGCCAGGCAGGCGCCACGGGTCCGCGGCGAGCACGTGATGCTGGTAGACGACGTGTGGACCACGGGTGCCACGGCGCTTGCATGTTCAGAAGCGCTGCTGGAGGCGGGGGCGCGCGTGGTGAGCGTCGCGACCTTCGCACGCGTCATCCCGGAGCTGGAGCGCCTGGGCTGA
- the gap gene encoding type I glyceraldehyde-3-phosphate dehydrogenase, whose product MPIRVAINGFGRIGRNVLRAAKQAGATDIDFVAVNDLTDTKTLAHLLRYDSVHGKYPGTVEARENSLLVDGDEIRVYAEKDPSALPWRDLEVDIVIESTGRFTDRASAAKHLEAGARKVIISAPAKGEDITIVLGVNQDKYDAANHHVVSNASCTTNCLAPVVKVLLDNFGFERGLMTTIHAYTNDQNILDLPHKDLRRARAAALSMIPTTTGAAKATSLVIPEVKGKIDGMAVRVPTPDVSVVDLTCELGRTVTAAEVNDALRAAAEGPLKGILAFEEQELVSIDYTGNPASSIVDAASTSVVAGLVKVVAWYDNEWGYSCRCVDLARFMGEKL is encoded by the coding sequence ATGCCCATTCGCGTCGCCATCAACGGGTTCGGCCGCATCGGCCGCAACGTCCTCCGCGCCGCCAAGCAGGCGGGGGCCACCGACATCGATTTCGTGGCCGTCAACGACCTGACGGACACCAAGACCCTCGCGCACCTGCTGCGCTACGACTCGGTGCACGGCAAGTACCCCGGCACCGTAGAAGCGCGCGAGAATTCGCTGCTGGTGGATGGCGACGAGATCCGCGTGTACGCCGAAAAGGACCCGTCCGCCCTGCCCTGGCGCGACCTGGAGGTCGACATCGTCATCGAGTCCACCGGCCGCTTCACCGACCGCGCGAGCGCAGCCAAGCACTTGGAAGCGGGCGCCAGGAAGGTGATCATCAGCGCGCCGGCCAAGGGCGAAGACATCACCATCGTGCTGGGCGTAAACCAGGACAAGTACGACGCGGCCAACCACCACGTGGTCAGCAACGCCAGCTGCACCACCAACTGCCTCGCCCCCGTGGTGAAGGTGCTGCTCGACAACTTCGGGTTCGAGCGCGGATTGATGACGACCATCCACGCCTACACCAACGACCAGAACATCCTCGATCTCCCCCACAAGGACCTGCGCCGCGCCCGCGCCGCGGCCCTGTCGATGATCCCCACCACGACGGGCGCCGCCAAGGCGACGAGCCTCGTCATTCCCGAGGTGAAGGGCAAGATCGACGGCATGGCCGTGCGCGTGCCCACGCCCGACGTTTCCGTGGTAGACCTGACCTGCGAGCTGGGCCGCACGGTGACCGCAGCCGAGGTGAACGATGCCCTCCGCGCCGCCGCCGAGGGGCCGCTCAAGGGCATCCTGGCGTTCGAGGAGCAGGAGCTGGTCTCCATCGACTACACCGGCAACCCGGCCTCGTCCATCGTCGACGCGGCCTCCACCAGCGTGGTCGCCGGGCTCGTGAAGGTGGTCGCCTGGTACGACAACGAGTGGGGCTACAGCTGCCGCTGCGTGGACCTGGCCCGCTTCATGGGCGAAAAGCTGTGA